The genomic interval TGCGCTCGGCCACCCGTTGTTCCAGGCCTTCGTTGGCATCGCGCAGGGCCTGCTCGGCCTCACGGAACGGGGTGATGTCGGTGAAACTCATGACGAAGCCGCCCCCCGGCATCGGGTTACCGATCAGCTCGATCACCCGGCCATTGGGGAACAGCCGTTCGGAAGAATGCGCGCGGCCTTGGCGCATCCAGTGCAGGCGCCGCGCCACATGCACCTGTGCTTCGCCCGGGCCGCACAGGCCACGCTCGGCGTTGTAGCGGATGATGTCGGCAATCGGCCGGCCCACGCTGATCAGCCCGTCGGGGTAGTTGAACAGCTCCAGGTAGCGACGGTTCCAGGCCACCAGGTGCAGGTTCTGGTCGACCACGCTGATGCCCTGGTTGATGTTTTCGATGGCGCCCTGCAGCAACGCGCGGTTGAACTGCAGTACCTCGCTGGCTTCGTCGGCGATGCGTACCACGTCTTCCAGCTGCATGTCGCGGCCTTCGATGGCCGCCTTGACCACGGCGCGGGTCGACGAGGTTCCGAGCACCCCGGCCAGTAGGCGCTCGGTGTGCTCGATCCAGTCGCCGTCGGCATTCTGGTTGGGGTTGAAGCCCTTGCCCTGGCGGTAGGCGAAGCGGATGAAGCTCTGCCGGGCGCGCTCCTCGCCAACAAAACGCGACGCCAGGGTCAGCAGGTCGTCGATCTGCACCGCCAGCAATGGCTTGCTGCTGGGGCGGGCGCTGGTCTGCTGGCCGATGAAGCGGCCGGCTTGCCAGTGTTCGGAAACCCGTGTACGCGACAGTACCGAGACCCAGGCGAACAGGGTGAAGTTGCCCGCCAGGGAAAGCACCACCCCTTGTGTCAGCGGGCTTATTGGCAGGCCCAGTGGGTTGCCATGCAGCCAGGCCAGCCCCGGGAACAGCTGCAGCGGCCAGCCCAGGCTATGCGCGGCAATCGGCAGCACCAAGGTGTAGAACCACAGGAAGATGCCTGCCGCGAGGCCGGCGAACACGCCGCGGCGGTTGGCCTGCTTCCAGTACAGCGCGCCGAGCATGGCCGGGGTGAGCTGGGTGACGGCGGCAAAGGCGATCTGGCCGATGGTCGCCAGGCTAGCGGTAGAGCCCAGCAGGCGATAACTGACGTAGGCCAGCAGCAGGATCACCACAATGGTTACCCGACGCACCGAGAGCATCCAGTGGCGGAAGGCCTCGAACGGCCGCTCGGCGTTGTTGCGGCGCAGCAGCCAGGGCAGCAACATGTCGTTGGAGACCATGGTCGACAGCGCCACCGCCTCGACGATGACCATGCCGGTGGCTGCCGAAGCGCCGCCAATGAACGCCAGCAGGGCCAGGCTCGGGTGCGCCTCGGCCAACGGCAGGCTGATGACGAACGAGTCGGAAATCACCGTGCCCGGCAGCAGCATCTGCCCGGCCAGGGCAATCGGCACCACGAACAGCGCGGCCAGCGCCAGGTACATCGGAAACACCCAGCGCGCCAGGCGCATGTCCTGGGGTTCGATGTTCTCTACCACGGTGACGTGGAACTGCCGGGGCAGGCAGATGATCGCCATCATCGCCACCGCGGTTTGCACCACCATAGACGGCCAGTTGACGGTTTCTTGCCAATAGGCCTGCAAGTGGATCGACTGGCGTGCCTGGCTGAACAGGTCGTCGAAGCCGTCATACAGGTTGAACACCACGAAAATGCCCACGGCCAGGAAGGCCAGCAACTTGATCAGCGATTCGAAGGCAATCGCCAGCACCATGCCACGGTGGTGTTCGGTCACGTCCAGGCTGCGGGTGCCGAACACGATGGCGAACAGTGCCAGCACCAGGGACACCACCAGCGCGGTGTCCTGCACGCGGGTGCCGGTGGCGTCCGCGTTGGCCCCGATCAGCAGGTTGACCCCCAGCACGATGCCTTTGAGCTGCAGGGCAATGTACGGCAACACGCCGACCAGGCAGATCAGCGCCACCACCACCGCCAGGGTTTGCGACTTGCCATAGCGTGCGGCGATGAAGTCGGCGATTGAGGTAATGTTCTGCTGTTTGCTGATCAGCACCATCTTCTGCAGCACCCAGGGCGCGAAGATCAGCAGCAGCACCGGGCCCAGGTAGATCGGCAGGAATGCCCAAAGCTGTTCGGCGGCCTGGCCGACGGCGCCGAAGAAGGTCCAGCTGGTGCAGTAAACGGCCAGCGACAGACTGTACACCCAGGCACGCAGCTTCGGCGGCAACGGCGTGCTGCGGCGGTCGCCGTAAAAGGCGATGGCGAACATGACGGCCATATAGGCCAGGGCGACCACGGCGATCAGCCCGCTGGACAACGACATGAAAACTCCGAAGCAAAAAAGATAACGCGGTCCCGATCAACCAGTCTGGCACGCAGGTGCAGCTTCGTCAGCGCAGACCATGGTTGTAGGCGAGAGCTTGCTCGCGATTGATCTGAAACAAAACATCATTTTTTTCGGGTGCCCAACCCGTAAAACACCCCCGCCAGCAACACCGACAACACCAGCAGGTAGAAAATTGCCCCCGGCCAAAGGTGCACCAGGGCAAACCCCACCATCACCGGCCCCAGCGCCGCCCCGAGGTTGGACAGGTTCTGCGCGCCGTAATACACCCCGCGCAAGTGCTCCGGCGCGATCAGGTCGATGAACATGTATTCGGCAGGGATCACGATGATCTCGCCCAGGGTGAACACCAGCATCGCCAGGCACCACGCCAGCACCGAGCCTGCCAGCGAAAAGCCCAGCAGCCCGGCGATGAACAGGGCCATGCCGGCCAGCAACCAGGGCATCAGGTGCTGGCGGCTGATGCGCCGGCCAATCAGGTACTGCAGGGCAATCACCGTCACTGCGTTGGTGGTGACCAGGTAGCCGACCAGCCGCGCCGCCTCCGTCGGGCTGCTGGTGACCACCAGGTACTGCGACAGGTAGGCGGTGAATTGGCCGAACACCACCGCGCTGAGCACCCCGCCCAAGGTGAAATACACCAGCCGGCGGTCACGCGCCAGCCCCAGCGCCACCTGGCCGAAGCCGGCCGCAGGCTTGTCCGGTGCGCTCGCCTGCAGGTCACGGTCGCCAAGGCGCCAGTAGGCCAGGCACATGCCCAGGCCTAGCAGGGCCGAGGCGATGAACGGCATGTGGTCGTCCAGTTCCAGCATGGCGACCCCCAGCAGCGGGCCGGCGGCGTAGCCGACGTTGCTGAGGGTGTACTTGATGGCGAACACCTCGGCCCGCGCTTCCACTGGCAGCAAGGCACAGAAGCCTGCCTTGGCGGCGATGTCGACCACTGCAAGCGCCAGGTTGATCAGCACCAGGCACAAAAAGAACAATAGCGCCGATTCACTGACGACCGCGGCGACGAAGGCCAGGGCGAACAGCAGGGTGCTGGCGCTGACCAGCGTGTGGTTGCGCACGGTGTCGACCAGGTGGCCACCATACAGGCTCAGCAGCGAGGCGATGATCAGCGCGCCACCGATCAGCAGGCCGATCTGGCTGATCGGCAGCTGGAAGTTGTCGGCCAGGTACACCACCAGGTAGGGCAGGGTGAGGGCGCGGGCGACAGTGAGGGTGAACGTGGTCAGCAGCAGCAGGCGTACGGTGTGCGGGTAGCGTTTCAGGGCAGCTAGCATTACCACGTCCTTGTTGTTCTGGTTTGCCGGGCACAAGCATAAGCCACATGTGGCCTCGGCAGGAGTGCCCCGGCTGCTTCTGCAAAAAGCGTGTAGGCTTGCCAGCCAAGGCATTTGCCATGCAGATTTGTGGCCTGACGTGCCCGGCGCGCCTCCAATTGAAAAGCCCTCAGGACCAAGGACGATGAGTCACTCCTCGCAATTCACCTTGCTCGGCAAGCGGCGCTTCCTGCCGTTTTTCATCACCCAGTCGCTGGGTGCCTTCAACGACAACCTGTTCAAACAATCGCTGATCCTCGCGATCCTGTTCAAGCTCAGTCTTGGTGACGGTGACCGTTCGATCTGGGTCAACCTGTGCGCCTTGCTGTTCATTCTGCCGTTCTTTCTGTTCTCGGCGCTGGGCGGGCAGTTTGGTGAGAAGTTCGCCAAGGACGCGCTTATCCGTGCGATCAAGCTGGCCGAGATCGTCATCATGGCAATCGGTGCGCTCGGTTTCATCACCAACCACCTGGCGCTGATGCTGGTGGCGCTGTTCGGCATGGGAACCCACTCGGCGCTGTTCGGCCCGGTGAAGTACTCGATCCTGCCGCAGGCCCTGCGCGAGCAGGAGTTGGTCGGCGGCAACGGGCTGGTGGAAACCGGCACGTTCCTCGCCATCCTTGCCGGCACCATCGGTGCCGGGGTCATGATGTCGGCCGACAGCTATGCCACGGTAGTGGCCGGCGGTGTGGTCGGCACTGCGGTGCTCGGCTACCTGGCCAGCCGCTGGATCCCGCGGGCCGCTGCCGCCTCGCCGAACATGGCGCTGGACTGGAACATCTTCAGGCAGTCGTGGGCAATTCTGCGCATGGGCCTGGGGCAGCCGCCCG from Pseudomonas fortuita carries:
- a CDS encoding hybrid sensor histidine kinase/response regulator, whose translation is MSLSSGLIAVVALAYMAVMFAIAFYGDRRSTPLPPKLRAWVYSLSLAVYCTSWTFFGAVGQAAEQLWAFLPIYLGPVLLLIFAPWVLQKMVLISKQQNITSIADFIAARYGKSQTLAVVVALICLVGVLPYIALQLKGIVLGVNLLIGANADATGTRVQDTALVVSLVLALFAIVFGTRSLDVTEHHRGMVLAIAFESLIKLLAFLAVGIFVVFNLYDGFDDLFSQARQSIHLQAYWQETVNWPSMVVQTAVAMMAIICLPRQFHVTVVENIEPQDMRLARWVFPMYLALAALFVVPIALAGQMLLPGTVISDSFVISLPLAEAHPSLALLAFIGGASAATGMVIVEAVALSTMVSNDMLLPWLLRRNNAERPFEAFRHWMLSVRRVTIVVILLLAYVSYRLLGSTASLATIGQIAFAAVTQLTPAMLGALYWKQANRRGVFAGLAAGIFLWFYTLVLPIAAHSLGWPLQLFPGLAWLHGNPLGLPISPLTQGVVLSLAGNFTLFAWVSVLSRTRVSEHWQAGRFIGQQTSARPSSKPLLAVQIDDLLTLASRFVGEERARQSFIRFAYRQGKGFNPNQNADGDWIEHTERLLAGVLGTSSTRAVVKAAIEGRDMQLEDVVRIADEASEVLQFNRALLQGAIENINQGISVVDQNLHLVAWNRRYLELFNYPDGLISVGRPIADIIRYNAERGLCGPGEAQVHVARRLHWMRQGRAHSSERLFPNGRVIELIGNPMPGGGFVMSFTDITPFREAEQALRDANEGLEQRVAERTHELSQLNQALSEAKSQAEAVSKSKTRFLAAVSHDLMQPLNAARLFSAALSQQAEGMNEEAQQLVQHMDSSLRSAEELISDLLDISRLENGKITPDAKPFALNELFDTLGAEFKVLAAEKGLEFRLRGSRLRVDSDMKLLRRVLQNFLTNALRYGKSPILLGARRQGERLWLEVWDRGPGIADDKLQVIFQEFKRLDSHQTRAEKGLGLGLAIADGLCRVLGHPLQVRSWPGKGTVFRVSVPIARQAAPAPSAPAEQQGGQPLAGLQVLCVDNEDSILIGMNSLLSRWGCQVWTARNQAECEALLAKGMRPHLALVDYHLDDGETGTGLMGWLRARLGEPVPGVVISADGSKETIAMVHASGLDYLAKPVKPAALRAMLNRHLSQVQ
- a CDS encoding MFS transporter, translated to MLAALKRYPHTVRLLLLTTFTLTVARALTLPYLVVYLADNFQLPISQIGLLIGGALIIASLLSLYGGHLVDTVRNHTLVSASTLLFALAFVAAVVSESALLFFLCLVLINLALAVVDIAAKAGFCALLPVEARAEVFAIKYTLSNVGYAAGPLLGVAMLELDDHMPFIASALLGLGMCLAYWRLGDRDLQASAPDKPAAGFGQVALGLARDRRLVYFTLGGVLSAVVFGQFTAYLSQYLVVTSSPTEAARLVGYLVTTNAVTVIALQYLIGRRISRQHLMPWLLAGMALFIAGLLGFSLAGSVLAWCLAMLVFTLGEIIVIPAEYMFIDLIAPEHLRGVYYGAQNLSNLGAALGPVMVGFALVHLWPGAIFYLLVLSVLLAGVFYGLGTRKK